From the genome of Nitrospiria bacterium:
CAGGACACTCCGACGACCGGGTTCGACGCCTTGATAAAAAGCGGTATGTCTTCCGTCACGCTGGCCGAAAGATACCCGGCCAGCCGGGGTTTCCGGTGCCCGGTGAGTCCGATGAATTGGTAAAACTGCGCAAATGTGACTTCGAACTTGTCGATCGAATACCCGTCTAAAAAAACCCTCCTAACAGGCTTTGCGTCATTGGATCCTTCGTTGCTTCCCATGAAAAATTCGCCCGCCGGAATGAAGACCATCGACTCCAGATCCGGATCGATCTTGGCCTGTTTCACTTCCGCTTCGGCCTTCTGCGATTCTTCCGCCACCTTGGCCAATTTCTTCGCCAACGGAGTGTAGCCCTGATCGGCGCCGGACACATCCGGCTCCGGCGGTCCCGTTTTCTCGCGGATGCCGATCTGGATAATCACCAGGATCGCGAAGACCACGGCCAAGTATAGGCCGATGAAGTATTTATTCATGATAAAGCTCGAACTCGGCGGCGGTTAAAATATCGGCGATCGGGCCATCCCCGGATGGCGGATGGTCGATTCCTTTTTGCTCGGAGTTGAAGCGGCGGAAAAAACGGAGATGATCTAAAACACATGTCCCAACGGGACATGGAAAGCGACACGAGCCTGAAATGACAAAGAAAGGGGGGTGGAGGCGAGTTTAACAATTCGAATTTTTCATCGCCGACGAGCCGTTACGGCGGCCTTGGGATCCGGCATGCCCACTTCACCGTTTGAACCCTCACTCGATGGCCATGCCGTGGATTCGGATCGCTTTTGGCGGCTGACCCTAGACCGGTACAGCATCTGTCCGACAAAGATTCCGGCCATAAACACGGCACCCGTGTAAAACAGGACATAGACGGCATAGAAGAAATGCTTCACTCCGCTCCCTCCCCCAACGCCCCCCGTTCGATTGTAACGGCCGATTTAAAACCGCAATTCACGATTCCGGCCATCCGGCACCCCGAAACCGGTCTCACCGTTTTAAGGTCAGTTCATTCGACTCGCTGACCTCCGCCGGGTCGGATTCGGATCCTCTCGCGGAAGCCGATGTCGCCTGCGCGGAATATCTCTGCTCCAGTCTTTCCCCGATGTACATGCCGATCATAAAAACGGCCCCCGTGTACACCAACACGTAAAGCGCATACAACTGTCCCACCAGCATGCCCGCCATGAAAACAGCGGCCGTGTAGACTCCGATGGATATCAATGAAAATAGACGCCGCATTGACAGAGGACTTTTTTCTAATATCCGAACGTCGTTTTTCTAGCCCGACGACGTGCGGAAGAACGGACCCAAAGGAATCACTCCGCCGGGGCTGTTTAAGCCCCCCGACGGCTTCTCCACGCGCGTTCCAGTTTTTCACCCATATACATCCCGGCCATGAAAACGGCGGCCGAGTACAGGGAAACAGAAAGGGCGTAAAAAAAGAAATGGACCATCTGAACTTTCTCCCTGATCGCGTATCGCGCTGACCCTACCTTGAGATTTTTAATTATAAAAGTTTTCCGGCCGTCGTGTCAAGCCTAAGCCGGGAGCCCCTGTCCGTTCATTTGCTTCAGATTTGCGGATAGCATGAGCCTCAGAAATCGCTTGACTTTTAGCAGATCCTTGATAAAATGGGTTCACTAATTTCAATGGGTCCTTTGGAATCGCGCCGTGGATACATCGGAACAGAAAAAAAGAAACACACCCACGTTTGACTTTATTGTCTTGCTGGGGATGGTGGCCAACCTTATCTTGGCCGTTTTCCTGATCCTTTACTACTTCGGTCTTCTCTAGTATATTTTCCGCTCATCATAATGCCGGGCGGGGCGGTGTCGGTCGTCCTGGATTTTACGGCCTTCCGGGAATGACATCTTTGGCGCAACGAAATCCAATCACCGCACTGGTCTGGTGCGGGGCCGCCATGAACCGCTTCGCGACTCTCGCATTGCCCGAAGAATCATTCCAGGAACCCCCGCGATACACCCTGAATTTTCCCGTCTCCGGTCCTTTTGGAGTTTTGAAAGGGGCGGTTTTATAATAGTCCGCATCATACCAATCGGCCACCCACTCTGCGGCATTGCCCGCCATATCGTATAAGCCATAGGGGCTCCGTCCCGCTTCAAACCGTCCCGGGGGGGCGAGGAATTTATAGCCGTCCTCTTCCCCCGTTAAATTGGCCGCCTTCTCGACGATATCATTTCCCCACGGCCATTGGAAACTTTCATCTCCCCCCGCCGCCTTCTCCCACTCGGCCTCGGTCGGCAACCGTTTCCCTGCCCATTGACAGTAATCTTTTGCGGCATTCCATGATATGCCCACCACGGGCAGCTCGGGCTTGGTGATTAAGGACAAATCGTCCTGAAAGACGGGAACCACGGGCTTGGGGTAATGGGTGTCCTCCGAGAATTTGGAGAATTGAGCTTGGGTAATCTCTTTCAGATCGATGTAAAAGGCCGGCAGGTAAACGGCATGCTGCGGCATTTCGTCCAGATCCCCGGTTGAAGCTTTGCTGCCCATTTGGAATGGTCCATCCGGAATTAAAACCATGACGGACCCATCCTCATCGGCGAGCGTTTTAAAACGGCTGAAATCCCGCGGGACGATTTGTTCTTCACTTGTCTGCGCGACTTGCACGTTCTGAGACTTGGAATCCAAGCGGCTGGTTTCCCATGCTTCATAGATGAAGACAACGATCATGAGAAAAAAAGCAGCGAAGGCGATAACCGTTCCGTAGTAAAACGCATCCTTCTTCATGCCTTATCCTTTCTTAATCCGACTATTCTCCACCCGTCGTTCGCCATGCTTTAAATCGTCAGCACTATAACCGACCATCGCCCG
Proteins encoded in this window:
- a CDS encoding SUMF1/EgtB/PvdO family nonheme iron enzyme, yielding MNKYFIGLYLAVVFAILVIIQIGIREKTGPPEPDVSGADQGYTPLAKKLAKVAEESQKAEAEVKQAKIDPDLESMVFIPAGEFFMGSNEGSNDAKPVRRVFLDGYSIDKFEVTFAQFYQFIGLTGHRKPRLAGYLSASVTEDIPLFIKASNPVVGVSWDDAVEYCQWKGKRLPTEAEWEKAAKGTDQRKWPWGNEERSEFANL
- a CDS encoding SUMF1/EgtB/PvdO family nonheme iron enzyme, giving the protein MKKDAFYYGTVIAFAAFFLMIVVFIYEAWETSRLDSKSQNVQVAQTSEEQIVPRDFSRFKTLADEDGSVMVLIPDGPFQMGSKASTGDLDEMPQHAVYLPAFYIDLKEITQAQFSKFSEDTHYPKPVVPVFQDDLSLITKPELPVVGISWNAAKDYCQWAGKRLPTEAEWEKAAGGDESFQWPWGNDIVEKAANLTGEEDGYKFLAPPGRFEAGRSPYGLYDMAGNAAEWVADWYDADYYKTAPFKTPKGPETGKFRVYRGGSWNDSSGNARVAKRFMAAPHQTSAVIGFRCAKDVIPGRP